The Paenibacillus sp. YPG26 genome includes a window with the following:
- a CDS encoding UbiD family decarboxylase codes for MGYRNLRQWIEALRKDKQLAVIDAPVDPYLELAEIHRRVIEEGGPALLFTNVKGTPFPVVTNLFGTPRRVEMAFGPRPEELANRLVGAMNTLLPPTPKALWNERGLIREVLKVGMKSVPKGEAPILQVCRTDRPLADLPKVTSWQEDGGPFVTLPLVYTENPAQTKENNLGMYRIQLYDDQTTGVHWQIQKGGGFHYHEAEKRGEALPVSVFLGGPPALIAGAIAPVPEHISELLVTSFILGEKLPMAVNPMGGHRIPAEAEFAIQGFVPPHERRLEGPFGDHFGYYSLQHEFPVLKVSHMWHRKDAIYPATIVGKPRQEDYYIGDFLQKLLSPAFPVVMPSVRSLWTYSESGFHALASAVVRESYSREALVAGFRILGEGQLSLTKFLMLTNVPVDLADIKITLKTILERFNPQTDLFIFNKTSNDTLDYTGLKLNHGSKAILIGVGDPVRELPREYTEGEIAEIDEIAVFHDGCLVVSGAAYEQEPELPERLLARLREKGTAWPLVVLVDHAEEVAKSSNAFTWTVFTRFNPASDIYAHAEIRQHHLAYSLPIVIDARMKPGYPDELFPREDIVKLVDQRWKSYFA; via the coding sequence ATGGGTTACAGGAACTTAAGACAGTGGATTGAGGCTCTTCGCAAGGACAAGCAGCTCGCTGTTATCGATGCGCCGGTTGATCCTTATCTGGAGCTTGCCGAGATTCACCGCCGGGTTATCGAAGAGGGAGGTCCGGCCCTGCTGTTCACCAATGTCAAAGGTACCCCCTTCCCGGTCGTAACCAATCTGTTCGGTACGCCGCGCCGTGTGGAGATGGCCTTCGGTCCAAGACCGGAGGAGCTGGCGAACCGTCTGGTGGGGGCGATGAACACTTTGCTGCCACCAACTCCCAAAGCGCTGTGGAATGAGCGCGGACTGATTCGGGAAGTGTTAAAGGTGGGAATGAAGTCGGTGCCCAAGGGAGAGGCACCGATTCTGCAGGTATGCCGGACGGATCGGCCGCTTGCGGATCTGCCTAAAGTGACAAGCTGGCAGGAGGACGGAGGTCCGTTCGTGACCCTGCCGCTGGTGTATACCGAGAATCCTGCTCAGACCAAGGAGAATAACTTAGGCATGTACCGGATTCAGCTGTATGATGACCAGACAACCGGGGTCCACTGGCAGATTCAGAAAGGAGGAGGATTCCATTATCATGAGGCTGAGAAACGCGGAGAGGCACTTCCGGTATCTGTGTTCCTCGGTGGTCCTCCGGCCCTGATCGCCGGTGCTATTGCGCCCGTGCCAGAGCATATCTCGGAGCTGCTGGTGACCTCCTTCATTCTTGGGGAGAAGCTGCCTATGGCCGTGAATCCTATGGGCGGCCACCGGATTCCAGCAGAAGCCGAATTCGCGATTCAAGGCTTCGTCCCTCCGCATGAGCGGCGTCTTGAAGGCCCGTTCGGTGACCATTTCGGTTACTACTCTCTTCAGCATGAATTCCCGGTGCTTAAGGTCAGCCATATGTGGCACCGTAAGGATGCGATCTATCCGGCAACGATCGTGGGCAAGCCGCGTCAGGAAGATTACTATATTGGTGATTTTCTGCAAAAGCTGCTCTCTCCGGCATTTCCGGTAGTTATGCCAAGTGTCCGGTCCCTATGGACTTATTCCGAGAGCGGCTTCCATGCCTTGGCCTCCGCAGTCGTCCGGGAGAGCTATTCACGGGAAGCCCTGGTTGCCGGCTTCCGGATTCTCGGTGAAGGTCAGCTGTCCCTGACCAAATTCTTAATGCTTACGAATGTGCCTGTGGATCTGGCAGACATCAAGATCACCCTTAAGACGATCCTGGAACGCTTTAATCCGCAGACGGACTTATTTATATTTAACAAAACCTCCAATGATACGCTGGATTATACAGGGCTTAAGCTGAATCACGGAAGCAAAGCGATTCTGATCGGTGTGGGTGATCCTGTTCGCGAGCTGCCCCGGGAATACACAGAAGGCGAAATCGCCGAAATCGATGAAATCGCCGTATTCCACGATGGATGTCTTGTCGTATCCGGTGCTGCATATGAACAGGAGCCGGAGCTTCCGGAGAGACTCCTGGCCCGTCTCAGAGAGAAGGGAACGGCTTGGCCGTTAGTTGTCCTGGTCGATCATGCGGAGGAAGTGGCGAAGAGCTCCAATGCGTTCACCTGGACGGTCTTCACCCGGTTCAATCCCGCTTCGGATATCTATGCGCATGCGGAGATCCGTCAGCATCACCTAGCCTACAGTCTGCCTATCGTAATTGATGCCCGGATGAAGCCAGGCTATCCGGATGAGCTGTTCCCTCGCGAGGATATTGTGAAGCTGGTGGATCAGCGCTGGAAGAGTTATTTTGCATAA
- a CDS encoding Cthe_2314 family HEPN domain-containing protein, whose protein sequence is MLRSLLGEPPRKNEGLFADTLEAMERTAQLFQKAMDRNQDHKQDYFKLQVWTYGLISSIDELEQCTYAAAFFRRAVHTRLMNDMGPQEKGDYARYVYFYKDGFIRVFSLLDKLGTLLNELYELNTGKVKPHYSYFTVLRQLHSLKVHSDLGNKLMSIHEGHKDYVSRLRRRRNMEIHYMNAEMQDDLWHKHLAMQGKLEVENLDEYLADLTRSYQMVLESLHSAFEYTNFYISKQSNRNNMQK, encoded by the coding sequence ATGCTGCGCAGCCTGCTAGGGGAACCGCCTCGGAAGAATGAAGGACTGTTCGCGGACACGCTGGAAGCCATGGAACGTACTGCCCAGCTGTTCCAGAAGGCAATGGATAGGAATCAGGATCATAAGCAGGACTATTTCAAGCTTCAGGTGTGGACTTACGGATTGATCTCCTCTATTGATGAATTGGAGCAGTGCACGTATGCCGCAGCCTTCTTCCGCCGAGCGGTGCACACGAGGTTGATGAATGACATGGGCCCCCAGGAGAAAGGGGACTATGCCCGCTATGTGTATTTTTACAAAGACGGATTCATTCGGGTCTTCTCCCTGCTGGATAAGCTCGGAACCCTCCTTAATGAGCTGTATGAGTTGAATACCGGTAAGGTCAAGCCGCATTATTCGTATTTTACTGTGCTGCGGCAGCTCCATAGTCTCAAAGTGCATAGCGACCTTGGGAATAAGCTGATGTCTATCCATGAAGGACACAAGGATTATGTCTCCCGCCTGCGGCGCAGACGGAATATGGAGATCCATTATATGAATGCGGAGATGCAGGATGATCTGTGGCATAAGCATCTGGCGATGCAGGGCAAGCTTGAAGTCGAGAACCTGGATGAGTACCTTGCAGACCTTACACGGAGCTATCAAATGGTGCTTGAATCGCTTCATTCGGCCTTTGAATATACCAACTTTTATATTAGCAAGCA
- a CDS encoding heme A synthase, which yields MNTKRLKWLSYASSFVMLMATLGGTAVTKLDAGLGCGREWPLCHGKFVPAHTLSSIIEWSHRAVSGAAGLLALAAFVAFMLYRKERRDLKLYALFALIFVVVQAIMGAFAVVFSQSSAVMALHFGFSLIAFASSLMLALGMREQEREEANLPKLPSRPVSKTFRNLVWFATCYTYIVVYLGAYVSHTDSAGGCSGWPLCNGEVIPELTGGVAIAFIHRLGAMTLFIVIGILGHFAYRKHPGNKEIRSLGVAATVLVIIQIFTGAFLVLNLNNPRTYVFASLAHIFVLACLFGVLSYMSIKTWLLSRTKA from the coding sequence TTGAATACCAAACGTCTAAAATGGCTCAGTTACGCCTCCAGCTTTGTGATGCTGATGGCTACGCTGGGCGGAACCGCAGTAACCAAGCTGGACGCGGGCCTTGGATGCGGCCGTGAATGGCCGCTGTGTCACGGGAAGTTCGTACCCGCGCATACCTTATCTTCGATTATCGAATGGTCGCACCGGGCAGTTAGCGGGGCGGCGGGGCTTCTTGCCCTCGCGGCCTTCGTTGCCTTCATGCTCTACCGTAAGGAACGGCGTGACCTCAAGCTCTACGCCTTGTTTGCCTTGATCTTTGTGGTGGTCCAAGCCATCATGGGGGCATTTGCCGTCGTGTTCTCTCAATCTTCTGCCGTTATGGCTCTTCATTTCGGCTTCTCGCTGATCGCCTTTGCCAGCTCATTGATGCTTGCCCTTGGCATGCGGGAACAGGAACGGGAAGAAGCCAACCTGCCGAAGCTTCCATCCCGCCCGGTAAGCAAGACCTTTCGCAACCTGGTGTGGTTCGCCACATGTTACACGTATATCGTTGTGTATCTAGGGGCCTATGTCAGTCATACGGATTCAGCTGGAGGCTGCAGCGGCTGGCCACTATGTAACGGGGAAGTGATTCCCGAGCTTACCGGGGGTGTCGCTATTGCTTTCATTCACCGTCTGGGAGCGATGACCCTGTTCATTGTCATCGGGATTCTTGGTCACTTTGCCTATCGGAAGCATCCGGGCAACAAGGAGATCAGATCCTTGGGAGTTGCCGCAACGGTGCTTGTCATTATTCAGATTTTCACAGGTGCTTTTCTCGTACTGAATCTTAATAACCCGCGTACGTATGTCTTCGCTTCCTTAGCACACATCTTCGTTCTGGCCTGCTTGTTCGGCGTGCTTAGTTATATGAGCATCAAGACCTGGCTGCTCAGCAGAACGAAGGCATAG
- a CDS encoding thioredoxin family protein, whose protein sequence is MKEVTSPGAFTVETQSSNLVVAVFKADWCGDCRFIDPFMPEVEEKYGDRITFLQVDVDKVGDVSQEQNILGIPSFVAYTDGRELVRFVNKARKSREEIEDFLNKALDVYRTLHDTAERKEN, encoded by the coding sequence ATGAAAGAAGTGACATCACCTGGTGCGTTCACCGTTGAGACGCAGTCCAGTAATCTGGTTGTAGCCGTCTTCAAAGCCGATTGGTGCGGAGATTGCAGATTCATCGATCCGTTCATGCCTGAGGTTGAGGAGAAGTACGGGGATCGGATCACATTCCTTCAGGTGGATGTGGACAAGGTTGGAGACGTGAGTCAGGAGCAGAACATTCTGGGCATTCCGAGCTTCGTTGCCTATACCGATGGACGCGAGCTGGTCAGATTCGTCAACAAAGCGCGTAAATCCCGCGAAGAAATTGAGGATTTCCTGAACAAAGCCCTGGATGTCTATCGCACACTTCACGACACAGCGGAACGCAAAGAGAACTAA